In Acaryochloris marina S15, a single genomic region encodes these proteins:
- a CDS encoding cobalt-precorrin-6A reductase, with translation MPARIWLVGGTTESVQLASALDGAGLPGVVTALADSAQDLYPPSLSLRICTGALTDHTWQTFCQDQEIGVILDASHPYATEISKLAIQASTRLQIPYLRFERSSGVDNTAAQNPWVVEVDTVSQLVNGLSLKGQRVLLTIGSKWLPQFKECQSTSTLFARILPRARAFQVADEAGFSCDRIIALRPPISFDLEKALWQQWQISVVVTKASGQPGGEDIKRRVAQALGVTLIIIKRPLLTYPQQTSDMETAVQFCQAALHQKPV, from the coding sequence ATGCCTGCTCGAATTTGGCTAGTTGGAGGGACGACCGAAAGTGTGCAGTTAGCATCTGCGTTAGATGGTGCTGGCCTCCCTGGCGTGGTTACGGCCCTGGCTGACTCGGCTCAGGATCTGTATCCTCCGTCGTTGAGCCTAAGAATTTGTACGGGCGCTTTAACGGATCACACCTGGCAAACATTTTGCCAAGATCAAGAAATTGGCGTGATTTTGGATGCGTCTCATCCCTATGCCACGGAAATTTCCAAATTGGCCATACAGGCATCAACCCGGCTTCAGATTCCTTACTTACGATTTGAGCGGTCCTCTGGGGTTGATAATACGGCTGCACAAAATCCCTGGGTGGTGGAGGTTGATACCGTTTCGCAACTAGTGAATGGGCTATCGCTGAAGGGACAGAGGGTTTTACTAACGATTGGCAGTAAATGGCTCCCGCAATTTAAGGAATGCCAGTCCACCAGTACATTATTTGCGAGAATTTTGCCTCGTGCTCGGGCGTTTCAGGTGGCAGATGAGGCGGGATTTAGTTGCGATCGCATCATTGCTTTGCGCCCTCCTATTTCCTTTGATCTGGAAAAAGCCCTCTGGCAGCAATGGCAAATCTCGGTTGTCGTCACTAAAGCATCTGGTCAACCGGGGGGCGAGGATATTAAGCGTCGCGTGGCGCAAGCGTTGGGAGTAACCTTGATCATCATCAAGCGTCCCCTATTGACCTATCCTCAGCAGACGAGCGATATGGAAACCGCTGTGCAATTTTGCCAGGCTGCCTTACATCAGAAACCGGTTTAA
- the murF gene encoding UDP-N-acetylmuramoyl-tripeptide--D-alanyl-D-alanine ligase: protein MTLQAPLAQLIEILSAEPLHISSALTSQQVQGVNTDTRSLKSNEIFLAFSGENFDGHRFAESAVQQGAIAAIVDHPIDAAIPQLVVPDTLVAYQRLGQWWRQQFQIPIIAITGSVGKTTTKELISAVLGTAGSVLKTEANYNNEIGVPKTLLGLTPNHDYAVVEMGMRGPGEIAELSQIAQPTIGVITNVGTAHIGRLGSREAIANAKCELLAQMPSDSLAVLNADNSLLIETAQTVWSGAQVTYGLGSGDLQGQLETQTLQVAGHSFPLPLPGAHNALNYLAALAIAQHLNLDLTPLQRGISLELPSGRARKLTLPNDVVVLDETYNAGLESMQAALHLLAQTPGERRIAVLGPMKELGDYAAELHRQVGRLVQELNIDQLLILDEGSEGTALAAGATTIPTQQFAEHQALIDYLDQHIQSGDRLLCKASHSVGLDRIVDHLTQSLVR, encoded by the coding sequence ATGACCTTGCAGGCTCCCCTTGCCCAACTGATCGAGATTCTGTCCGCAGAGCCCCTTCATATCTCTAGTGCTTTAACCTCCCAGCAGGTTCAAGGCGTTAATACCGATACCCGCAGCCTAAAATCTAATGAAATTTTTCTCGCCTTCTCGGGAGAGAACTTTGATGGTCATCGGTTTGCAGAATCAGCAGTACAGCAGGGGGCCATCGCAGCCATTGTCGATCACCCCATTGACGCAGCCATTCCTCAATTAGTGGTTCCAGATACCCTCGTGGCCTATCAGCGCCTGGGCCAGTGGTGGCGGCAGCAGTTTCAAATCCCAATCATTGCCATCACGGGGTCTGTCGGCAAAACCACCACCAAAGAGCTGATTTCCGCTGTCCTCGGCACAGCTGGATCCGTCCTGAAAACAGAAGCCAACTACAACAATGAAATTGGCGTTCCCAAAACCCTGTTAGGGTTAACGCCCAATCATGACTATGCCGTTGTGGAAATGGGCATGCGAGGACCCGGAGAAATCGCAGAACTGTCTCAAATTGCCCAACCCACCATTGGTGTCATTACCAACGTCGGCACCGCTCATATCGGTCGTTTAGGGTCTAGAGAAGCGATTGCTAACGCTAAATGTGAGCTATTGGCCCAGATGCCCTCAGATAGTCTCGCGGTTCTCAACGCCGATAATTCCTTGCTGATTGAAACCGCCCAAACCGTTTGGTCGGGAGCTCAAGTCACCTATGGCCTTGGATCTGGCGATTTACAAGGACAGCTAGAGACTCAAACCCTACAGGTAGCGGGCCATTCCTTCCCATTGCCCCTACCGGGGGCTCATAATGCGTTGAACTATTTAGCAGCCCTGGCCATCGCCCAGCATCTCAACCTTGACCTAACGCCCCTACAGCGAGGTATATCGCTGGAACTCCCCTCCGGTCGCGCTCGCAAACTCACCCTGCCCAATGATGTGGTGGTTTTAGATGAAACCTATAATGCTGGCCTGGAATCGATGCAGGCAGCCCTCCATTTACTTGCCCAAACACCGGGTGAGCGGCGCATTGCCGTCTTGGGACCCATGAAGGAATTAGGGGACTATGCCGCCGAACTCCATCGGCAGGTAGGTCGCCTAGTACAAGAACTGAATATCGATCAGCTCTTGATTTTAGATGAAGGCTCTGAAGGGACCGCCTTAGCCGCAGGAGCCACTACTATCCCCACTCAGCAGTTTGCCGAGCATCAAGCCTTAATAGACTATCTCGATCAACATATTCAGTCGGGCGATCGCCTGCTGTGCAAAGCCTCTCACTCCGTTGGGCTAGACCGAATTGTTGACCATCTCACCCAAAGCCTAGTCCGTTAG
- a CDS encoding P-loop NTPase family protein, whose product MVAQLDTPPRAFDAPSRHIIEGLVKIFTAPHRSFFTSVMAQALREAGQGTRVLVVQFLKGGINMGHHHPMHLCQNLDWYRCNLPRCIDTPELETDEMQAMEDLWQHTKTAIAEGDYSLVILDELSLALHLNLIPESEVLSLIEQRPRHIDMILTGPNMPSSLMDVADQITEMRRNVCP is encoded by the coding sequence ATGGTAGCCCAGCTAGATACGCCGCCTCGCGCCTTCGACGCCCCATCACGCCACATCATCGAAGGCTTAGTCAAAATCTTTACCGCACCGCATCGCAGCTTTTTCACCTCGGTGATGGCACAAGCACTCCGGGAGGCTGGGCAAGGAACACGGGTACTCGTTGTCCAATTTCTGAAAGGGGGCATCAATATGGGCCACCACCACCCCATGCACCTTTGCCAAAACTTGGACTGGTATCGCTGCAATCTACCTCGCTGTATTGATACACCAGAGCTAGAGACCGATGAAATGCAGGCCATGGAAGATCTGTGGCAACATACGAAAACTGCGATCGCAGAGGGGGATTATTCCCTCGTCATTTTGGATGAACTCAGTTTGGCTCTCCACCTTAATCTCATCCCCGAATCAGAAGTCCTATCGTTGATTGAGCAGCGTCCTCGGCATATTGATATGATTTTGACAGGGCCGAATATGCCCTCATCACTCATGGATGTCGCTGACCAAATTACTGAGATGCGACGCAACGTTTGCCCTTAG
- the rph gene encoding ribonuclease PH has translation MTWQRPDGRQPDQLRPIRFHREYTHFAAGSVLAECGQTKVLCTVSVQPGVPRFLEDTGQGWLTAEYRMLPGATPERQRRELMKLSGRTQEIQRLIGRSLRAALDLQALGERTLVVDADVLQADAGTRTTAITGGFVALVDAVNQLVSKGELSQSPIRHHVAAVSVGLLEGQPFLDLNYPEDVGAAVDLNVVATEQLELLEVQGTAEEGTLPRPQLNQMLDLAEIGIQQLIEAQRQALAS, from the coding sequence ATGACTTGGCAACGTCCTGATGGCCGTCAACCGGATCAGCTCCGACCGATTCGGTTTCACCGAGAGTATACCCACTTTGCCGCTGGATCGGTACTTGCAGAATGCGGGCAGACGAAAGTTCTCTGCACGGTCTCTGTGCAGCCTGGCGTACCTAGGTTTTTAGAAGACACAGGCCAGGGTTGGTTAACCGCAGAATATCGGATGTTGCCTGGAGCGACTCCAGAACGGCAGCGCCGAGAACTGATGAAATTATCAGGACGAACCCAAGAAATTCAGCGGTTGATCGGTCGGAGCTTACGAGCAGCCCTCGATTTACAGGCTCTAGGAGAGCGCACCCTAGTGGTAGACGCCGATGTCTTACAGGCCGATGCGGGCACCCGCACCACCGCCATTACGGGTGGCTTTGTGGCTTTAGTGGATGCTGTTAATCAGTTAGTGAGCAAAGGAGAGCTATCCCAATCTCCGATTCGTCACCATGTGGCAGCGGTTTCGGTGGGCTTATTAGAAGGTCAGCCCTTTCTCGATCTTAATTACCCCGAAGATGTGGGTGCGGCAGTGGATTTGAATGTCGTGGCAACAGAGCAGTTAGAGCTGCTAGAAGTGCAAGGGACTGCCGAGGAAGGCACCTTGCCTCGTCCCCAGCTCAATCAAATGCTAGACCTCGCAGAAATTGGCATTCAACAGTTAATTGAAGCGCAACGTCAGGCTTTAGCTTCCTAA
- a CDS encoding 2OG-Fe(II) oxygenase has protein sequence MTTPSIVKVELLLQGGHHQTVYLQSTDPLLQRLFQAVSAASHPERPPELFQIPLQAGHAGLCFSSQHLVGLVTEPPMYIQSGLNPVPAEVLPSPYVQMDEFLTTVEHQVLLQTAIQRESAFIPTQTTTDTPDYRQSMILPNVDGLANHIMKRIEQVLPGVLQELNLPVFTASEIETQLTSHNDGNFYKLHNDSGSPDTATRELTYVYYFYKDPKPFSGGELRVYDSKIENNFYVEADSFQTVDPRNNSIVFFLSRYMHEVLPVHCPSRTFADSRFTINGWIRR, from the coding sequence ATGACCACACCTTCCATTGTTAAAGTCGAATTGCTCCTCCAGGGGGGCCACCATCAAACGGTTTATCTGCAGTCTACAGACCCACTGCTACAGCGTCTGTTCCAGGCTGTTTCGGCCGCGTCTCACCCTGAACGGCCCCCAGAATTGTTCCAAATTCCGTTACAGGCTGGTCATGCTGGGCTCTGCTTTTCTAGCCAACATTTAGTGGGCTTGGTGACTGAACCCCCCATGTATATTCAGTCAGGCCTCAATCCAGTCCCGGCGGAGGTGCTCCCATCTCCCTATGTGCAGATGGATGAGTTCTTAACAACCGTTGAACATCAGGTCTTACTCCAAACAGCCATTCAGCGAGAATCTGCCTTTATACCGACCCAAACTACAACGGATACCCCTGACTATCGCCAGTCCATGATTCTGCCGAATGTGGACGGATTGGCCAATCACATCATGAAACGAATTGAACAAGTCTTGCCAGGGGTGTTGCAAGAACTCAATCTGCCGGTGTTTACAGCCTCTGAGATTGAAACGCAGCTTACGTCCCATAATGATGGCAACTTTTACAAGCTGCACAACGACAGCGGTAGTCCAGATACAGCTACTCGCGAGCTGACTTACGTTTACTACTTCTACAAGGATCCCAAACCTTTTTCAGGGGGAGAGCTACGGGTGTACGACAGTAAAATTGAGAACAACTTTTACGTTGAAGCCGATTCCTTTCAAACCGTTGATCCTCGCAATAACAGCATCGTCTTTTTTCTCAGCCGTTATATGCATGAAGTCTTGCCGGTTCATTGCCCCTCGCGCACGTTCGCTGACAGCCGCTTTACGATTAACGGTTGGATTCGGCGTTAA
- a CDS encoding Rieske 2Fe-2S domain-containing protein, whose protein sequence is MTTQNRLSLDPTHDSSQQVETAPSVAEAETATPEQFQWTQQWYPVAVVEFLDPKSPHAIQLLGKDLVIWHDQQGEWHCFEDRCPHRLAPLSEGRIEVDGTLMCAYHAWRFDGEGHCLDIPQSLDLETAKQHRANPRSCAIAYPTQVQQGLIWVWPDNSEASQSLSQERSPRIIPELEELPDRAIKLFWYVRDLPYGWDFFMENIADPAHVPVSHHGIMGNRYRDANYYDMSAVREVSTQEGFAFNITPVSNTILRKAVHNFQPPCHMRIETTFAREGQMILALYASPTRPGWCRHIGCQVLIKDKDGKAPPGLGFFAWPMPKWLGHVLAPLFLHQDLVFLHYQEKRIGHQEQGNWLETVYTPNPQDKMVIALRQWIKTRAGGGIPWQCDPQLPPPQRDKEQLFDVWHTHTKDCQVCRQALKRIQQLKIVMLISAVVCFGLGVMLDARSQALYAITHSDTSLFLMTPPPEFWELALCSVVLATGGYLLQRFSRMFYVYEFDHAHND, encoded by the coding sequence GTGACGACTCAAAACCGCTTGTCCCTTGATCCCACCCACGATTCATCTCAGCAGGTAGAGACCGCCCCCTCCGTTGCAGAAGCTGAAACCGCTACACCTGAACAATTTCAATGGACACAGCAATGGTATCCAGTGGCAGTGGTTGAGTTTTTGGATCCGAAAAGCCCTCATGCCATTCAGCTATTGGGAAAAGATCTGGTGATTTGGCATGATCAGCAGGGAGAATGGCATTGTTTTGAAGATCGCTGTCCTCATCGCCTTGCACCGCTATCCGAAGGACGGATCGAAGTAGATGGCACTTTGATGTGTGCGTATCATGCCTGGCGATTTGATGGTGAGGGCCACTGCTTAGATATTCCTCAAAGTCTGGATTTAGAGACGGCTAAACAGCATCGAGCCAATCCGCGATCGTGTGCCATCGCCTATCCGACCCAAGTTCAGCAGGGTTTAATTTGGGTGTGGCCAGATAATAGTGAGGCCTCCCAGTCCCTCAGCCAGGAGCGTTCTCCTCGGATTATCCCGGAGCTAGAAGAGTTGCCCGATCGGGCCATTAAGCTGTTTTGGTATGTGCGAGACTTGCCCTATGGCTGGGACTTTTTTATGGAAAATATTGCGGACCCGGCCCATGTCCCTGTCTCCCATCACGGCATTATGGGTAATCGCTATCGGGATGCCAATTATTACGATATGAGTGCGGTGCGAGAAGTCTCGACTCAAGAAGGCTTTGCCTTTAACATCACACCCGTCTCCAATACGATTTTAAGAAAGGCAGTCCACAATTTTCAGCCTCCTTGTCATATGCGGATTGAAACCACTTTTGCGAGAGAGGGGCAAATGATTTTGGCACTCTATGCCAGTCCCACTCGTCCCGGTTGGTGTCGCCACATTGGCTGCCAAGTCTTGATTAAAGATAAGGATGGGAAAGCGCCCCCTGGGTTGGGCTTTTTTGCTTGGCCGATGCCGAAATGGTTAGGCCATGTATTGGCCCCCCTATTCCTCCATCAAGATTTAGTGTTTCTCCACTATCAGGAAAAACGAATTGGGCATCAGGAGCAGGGAAATTGGCTAGAGACGGTCTATACCCCTAATCCCCAAGACAAAATGGTGATTGCCCTGCGGCAGTGGATCAAAACCCGAGCAGGCGGAGGGATTCCCTGGCAATGTGACCCCCAGCTCCCTCCCCCTCAGCGAGATAAAGAACAGCTCTTTGATGTTTGGCACACCCACACTAAAGATTGCCAAGTTTGCCGCCAAGCCTTGAAACGGATTCAACAGCTGAAAATCGTGATGTTGATTAGCGCAGTGGTTTGTTTTGGATTGGGGGTGATGCTGGATGCGCGATCGCAAGCCCTATACGCCATCACTCATTCTGATACTTCTTTATTCTTAATGACTCCCCCGCCTGAGTTTTGGGAGTTAGCGCTTTGCAGTGTGGTGTTAGCGACAGGGGGCTATTTACTCCAGCGCTTTAGCCGCATGTTTTATGTCTATGAATTTGATCATGCCCATAATGATTGA
- the dcd gene encoding dCTP deaminase: MIKNDAWITRMAAQGMISPFESHLVREVEENPGVSQRVISYGLSSYGYDLRLSSNEFRVFRHVPGTIVDPKHFNPANLEPADLHTDENGSYFILPAHSYGLGVALERLAVPENVTVICIGKSTYARIGLIANLTPAEAGWRGHLTLEFSNSSSADCRIYANEGIVQLLFFEGEPCTVSYETRRGKYQDQDEQVTLARL; encoded by the coding sequence GTGATCAAAAATGATGCCTGGATCACCAGGATGGCTGCTCAAGGCATGATTAGCCCTTTTGAGTCCCACCTGGTCAGGGAAGTTGAAGAAAATCCAGGGGTATCTCAGCGAGTCATTAGCTATGGCTTGTCATCCTATGGCTATGATTTGCGGCTCAGCTCGAATGAATTTCGAGTTTTCCGCCACGTTCCTGGCACCATCGTTGATCCCAAACACTTTAATCCCGCTAATTTAGAGCCTGCGGACCTGCATACCGATGAGAATGGCAGTTATTTTATTTTGCCCGCTCATTCCTATGGTCTAGGGGTAGCCCTAGAGCGTTTAGCAGTGCCTGAAAATGTCACCGTCATCTGTATCGGCAAAAGCACCTATGCTCGTATCGGTCTAATCGCCAATTTGACCCCAGCCGAAGCAGGTTGGCGTGGCCATTTAACCCTAGAGTTTTCTAACTCATCCAGCGCAGACTGCCGGATTTATGCTAATGAAGGGATTGTCCAATTGCTGTTTTTTGAAGGCGAACCCTGCACTGTCAGTTATGAAACCCGTCGGGGTAAATATCAAGACCAAGATGAGCAGGTCACCCTGGCCAGATTATGA
- a CDS encoding transposase, producing MLSWLETCRRVFNYALRERKDWINSRKCPADRCSLQSEYIVAADAPYPSYYAQKKGLAVAKKENNWLKAVHSQVLQEVIGQLDGAFTSMKERGHGFPRFKKFGQYRSFLFPQFKSSPIQGRQIKLPKIGLMPIVFHRQIPDGFAIKTVRVIRKHSGWYISLCLVADVSIPEVPPHGRSIGINVGLSYFLSTSDGEQVDRPRFFDKLHRKLELLQRCLKRKQKRSNNRAKLIQRIGRVHEQIAASRLDWQFKLAHHLCDQAQMIFAEDLDFRIMAKGLLGKHTLDAGLGQFLNVVLPWVCFKRGVYYAKVDPNGTSQECPDCGARVKKDLSTRIHECHECGSVKPRDVASGQVINARGLSGIQTASGRDLSGYQETDARQDRTKLEELKSNLEKPALYASA from the coding sequence ATGCTGAGCTGGCTTGAGACGTGCCGCAGGGTTTTTAACTATGCCCTGCGAGAACGTAAAGACTGGATAAATTCTCGGAAGTGTCCAGCAGATCGATGCTCTTTGCAGTCCGAATATATCGTTGCGGCTGATGCCCCTTACCCTAGCTATTACGCTCAGAAAAAAGGATTGGCAGTCGCAAAGAAAGAGAATAACTGGCTTAAAGCTGTCCATTCTCAAGTATTGCAAGAGGTCATTGGACAACTGGATGGGGCATTTACATCTATGAAGGAAAGAGGTCATGGCTTCCCACGCTTTAAGAAGTTTGGGCAGTATCGATCCTTTCTCTTTCCTCAATTCAAGAGCAGCCCCATCCAAGGTAGACAAATTAAGCTGCCCAAAATTGGGCTGATGCCCATTGTCTTCCATCGGCAAATACCAGATGGTTTTGCGATTAAGACAGTGCGAGTCATTCGTAAGCATTCTGGGTGGTATATCTCCCTGTGCTTGGTGGCAGATGTGTCTATCCCAGAGGTGCCGCCTCACGGTCGGTCCATAGGTATAAACGTAGGGCTGAGCTATTTCCTGAGTACCAGTGATGGCGAACAGGTTGATAGACCTCGCTTTTTCGACAAACTTCACCGCAAGCTGGAATTGCTGCAACGATGTTTGAAGCGGAAGCAAAAACGGTCTAATAATCGTGCCAAGCTGATTCAGAGAATAGGGCGAGTCCATGAACAAATTGCGGCATCTCGGCTGGACTGGCAATTTAAGCTGGCTCATCACTTGTGTGACCAAGCTCAGATGATCTTTGCTGAGGATTTGGACTTCCGAATCATGGCAAAAGGCTTGTTGGGCAAACATACTCTTGATGCAGGGCTTGGGCAATTCCTGAATGTGGTTTTGCCTTGGGTTTGCTTCAAGCGTGGAGTTTACTATGCCAAGGTTGACCCTAATGGTACGTCTCAAGAATGCCCTGACTGTGGAGCCAGGGTAAAGAAAGACCTAAGTACGAGGATTCATGAGTGTCATGAGTGTGGGTCTGTAAAGCCTAGAGATGTTGCCAGTGGTCAAGTTATCAATGCCCGTGGTCTATCGGGTATTCAAACTGCAAGTGGACGGGATCTATCGGGGTATCAGGAGACTGATGCTAGACAAGACCGAACGAAGCTTGAAGAACTCAAGAGTAATCTTGAGAAGCCCGCGCTCTATGCGTCAGCATGA
- a CDS encoding HpsJ family protein, with the protein MTVSENRPNLPPSSRVLTLVGLILILTFFLDFLVRLTSPQLGNAEVQLTLLNDLIDRGVIPLIGLSLIYAGFWFHLYTKPPLVADTQDDKELRAAWQDPKFWTFVFASLLGLMFLLIIPFHYAKTGDVIQKALDQVDAEWTRNKTTIDQQLNQVKLEEQQWQAIGKDPTQLDQLLNNPQMPPQQKAALTQLKKDPQVLKQNVDARVKQLQQQQTQVAGQLADAEKRKADVIKRAEGERSMTRLRAGIRGILLAIAFASIGWTGLRDSSN; encoded by the coding sequence ATGACCGTCTCTGAGAACCGCCCTAACTTGCCGCCCTCATCCCGGGTTCTGACCTTGGTGGGTCTGATTCTAATCTTGACCTTCTTTCTAGATTTTTTGGTCCGCTTGACTTCGCCCCAGTTAGGCAATGCAGAAGTCCAACTGACCCTACTCAATGACTTAATCGATCGCGGAGTGATTCCACTGATCGGTTTATCCCTGATTTATGCAGGCTTCTGGTTTCATTTATATACCAAGCCACCCCTCGTTGCTGACACTCAAGACGACAAAGAACTGAGGGCTGCTTGGCAAGACCCCAAGTTCTGGACCTTTGTCTTTGCCAGTCTCCTAGGGCTGATGTTTCTGCTGATTATTCCGTTTCACTATGCCAAAACGGGAGATGTGATTCAGAAGGCCCTCGATCAAGTTGACGCCGAATGGACTCGTAACAAAACCACCATTGATCAGCAGCTCAATCAGGTCAAGTTAGAAGAGCAACAATGGCAAGCCATCGGTAAAGACCCCACTCAGCTTGATCAACTCCTGAATAATCCCCAGATGCCGCCCCAGCAGAAGGCCGCCCTCACCCAGCTCAAGAAAGACCCCCAGGTGCTGAAACAAAATGTGGATGCCCGTGTCAAGCAGCTCCAACAACAGCAAACCCAAGTCGCAGGACAGTTGGCCGATGCTGAAAAACGTAAAGCTGATGTGATCAAGCGGGCTGAAGGAGAACGCTCCATGACCCGTCTCCGAGCAGGGATTCGGGGTATCTTACTTGCGATCGCATTTGCCAGTATCGGCTGGACCGGCCTCCGGGACTCTTCCAACTAG